A single window of Sporosarcina sp. Marseille-Q4943 DNA harbors:
- a CDS encoding DUF2268 domain-containing putative Zn-dependent protease (predicted Zn-dependent protease with a strongly conserved HExxH motif) has protein sequence MITYIPDKDFLRNFVNNGYPSINEIQGRKMDDLIKIAMIDYHNISAMRDIQQDFNQNPDAISKIYDTVQAAYHELTQSIGENPVSIFITLLNNEHSFIVSKLNGIMAHTMDSKTICLYISSKSISNVTFWDHLKFNIAHEYIHIIRNLRNLSNEYLIDYCIDEGLAEYIVYKLYGISSIRPWAKVNQETISLLKKKVFSKAYTTDKREIFAYLQGDVHLKIPRWTGYQVGFYLIDNLIENGIPFDELLYLNGLEIFNLYRE, from the coding sequence ATGATTACCTACATCCCGGATAAAGATTTCTTAAGAAACTTTGTTAATAATGGATATCCCTCGATAAATGAAATACAGGGCAGAAAGATGGATGATTTAATTAAGATTGCAATGATAGATTATCACAATATCTCTGCGATGAGGGATATCCAGCAGGATTTTAATCAAAATCCAGATGCAATTAGTAAAATATATGACACTGTACAAGCAGCATATCATGAATTAACCCAAAGTATTGGTGAAAACCCCGTTAGCATATTTATTACATTGCTGAACAACGAGCATTCATTTATTGTGTCTAAATTAAATGGAATCATGGCACACACCATGGATAGTAAAACAATTTGTCTTTATATAAGTTCAAAAAGTATTTCAAATGTAACTTTTTGGGATCATTTAAAATTTAATATAGCCCATGAATATATTCATATAATCCGAAACCTGAGGAATCTCTCTAATGAATATCTTATTGATTATTGTATTGATGAAGGATTGGCTGAGTATATTGTTTACAAGTTATATGGTATTTCTTCAATTAGACCTTGGGCAAAGGTTAATCAAGAAACTATTAGTTTACTAAAAAAGAAAGTATTTTCTAAAGCATATACAACAGATAAGAGAGAGATTTTTGCATATTTACAAGGCGATGTTCATCTGAAAATTCCACGATGGACAGGTTATCAAGTAGGATTTTATTTAATAGACAATCTTATTGAAAATGGTATACCGTTTGATGAGCTCCTTTACCTAAATGGTTTAGAGATTTTTAACTTGTATAGGGAGTGA